A window from uncultured Desulfobacter sp. encodes these proteins:
- a CDS encoding DUF3732 domain-containing protein, which translates to MNFYFEKIILWFHKGDKRELKFQPNKVNVITGGSNTGKSAILQIIDYCLFASHSKISESIINENVSWYGIKININNKKYTICRSSLFEGKVTYDYYFSSSGSVPKIPEINSDEKTIKSLLETEFGIDRNVRIPFGGQLLKPGSKISLRYFLLFTTISEDIITNSSVYFDKQNEPRYREALPRIFDLAVGIDNIENVLGKEKKNRLESEIKKLERMQNKISSNKDDFLKDLEDIIKRSKEFGLIAADLSIEDATAELKRVVLEFSSTLADTPSDLYNRLKNQEYSSNRIIRNLKRLQNEYDDYKKTLKDVEDSLKPIKFIHTKKAELVKTSIYDEIIKALETDYESLKGDSLKRTPIDTNVDDLIHEHEQNLLTLKKELATLPQEATSFNNDKEKHFFMGEIKTKLALYTKQPQSNISEIQSSLESLQDQLSTFTFVDISEKRGMFIKLLEEVIQQYIVFAGNVLENYQNYLPVFDYSKKILLLRKPFTDFIENVGSSSNHMFLHLFLFLGLHETIQIKKAFYVPSYLIIDQPSRPYWGEGKIKKEKLDRGDESKVRKAFELLDYFVGRMVNDIQEPFQIIVFEHVPPSTWVNLNHVHLVDEFVNGNALVQKNNIK; encoded by the coding sequence GTGAATTTTTATTTTGAAAAAATAATCTTATGGTTTCATAAAGGTGATAAGCGAGAACTTAAATTTCAACCCAATAAGGTAAATGTTATTACCGGTGGAAGTAACACCGGTAAATCGGCCATATTGCAAATAATCGATTATTGTCTGTTTGCCAGCCATTCTAAAATATCAGAAAGCATTATTAATGAGAATGTCAGCTGGTATGGAATTAAAATTAATATAAACAATAAAAAATACACGATTTGCAGAAGTTCGCTTTTCGAAGGGAAAGTAACATATGATTATTATTTTTCATCCTCAGGGAGTGTTCCGAAAATTCCTGAAATAAATTCAGATGAAAAAACAATAAAGTCACTGCTTGAAACTGAATTTGGAATTGACCGTAATGTTCGTATCCCTTTTGGTGGGCAACTATTAAAGCCAGGCTCAAAAATTTCTTTAAGGTACTTTCTGCTTTTTACAACTATATCAGAGGACATTATAACCAACAGTAGTGTGTATTTTGATAAACAAAATGAACCTCGTTATAGAGAGGCATTGCCGCGAATTTTTGATTTAGCTGTCGGTATTGACAATATCGAAAATGTTTTAGGTAAAGAGAAAAAAAATAGATTAGAATCCGAAATAAAAAAATTGGAACGGATGCAAAACAAGATTTCATCTAACAAAGATGATTTTTTGAAAGACTTAGAAGATATTATTAAACGATCAAAAGAGTTCGGTTTAATTGCAGCAGATCTTAGTATTGAAGATGCGACAGCTGAACTCAAGAGAGTAGTGCTTGAGTTTTCCTCAACGCTTGCTGACACACCGTCAGACCTATATAATAGGTTGAAAAATCAAGAATACAGTTCAAACAGAATTATTCGTAACCTGAAACGACTTCAAAATGAATATGACGACTATAAGAAAACCCTCAAAGATGTTGAAGATAGTTTAAAACCAATTAAGTTTATACATACAAAAAAAGCTGAATTGGTAAAAACATCTATATATGATGAGATCATAAAAGCATTAGAAACTGATTATGAATCGTTAAAAGGCGACTCGTTAAAAAGAACGCCTATTGATACGAATGTAGATGATTTAATTCATGAACATGAACAAAACCTTTTAACCCTTAAAAAGGAACTGGCGACATTACCTCAAGAGGCTACAAGCTTTAATAATGATAAAGAAAAGCACTTTTTTATGGGGGAAATAAAGACAAAACTAGCTTTATATACTAAGCAACCTCAGTCTAATATTTCTGAAATACAATCATCATTAGAAAGTCTCCAAGACCAGCTAAGTACGTTTACCTTTGTTGATATATCAGAAAAAAGGGGAATGTTCATTAAACTCCTTGAAGAAGTTATACAACAATATATCGTTTTCGCTGGCAATGTTTTAGAAAATTACCAAAATTATCTCCCGGTATTTGATTATAGCAAAAAGATTCTATTGCTTCGAAAGCCATTCACTGATTTTATTGAAAATGTAGGAAGCAGTTCTAATCATATGTTTTTACATTTATTTCTTTTTCTTGGACTTCATGAAACAATTCAAATAAAAAAAGCTTTCTATGTTCCTTCTTATCTTATTATTGATCAGCCAAGCCGCCCATATTGGGGAGAAGGGAAAATAAAAAAAGAAAAGCTTGATCGTGGAGACGAGTCAAAAGTAAGAAAAGCTTTTGAATTATTGGATTATTTCGTAGGCCGAATGGTAAATGATATTCAAGAGCCCTTTCAAATAATCGTTTTTGAACATGTACCACCCAGCACATGGGTTAATTTAAACCACGTTCATTTAGTAGATGAGTTTGTGAATGGTAATGCTCTTGTGCAAAAGAATAATATAAAATGA
- a CDS encoding HD domain-containing phosphohydrolase — protein MNKFFFCSLIVGGIIFMVLGIRQSKSNKKLLREFYIGDTFNVSSMRFHDVLLYIFLFGYILVLVFFILNQFHTSELITSAIFFLGAVFVFLENKLHHGGLSVMKSNLEETLRISIALEHERERLMSLNRQLVETEDVTIYALAYQAELRDTITGNHILRTAKYVQLLVEDLMENSKYCEYITTEYKTEIVKSAPLHDIGKVGIPDKILQKEGTFTKEEFDIMKQHCLFGAQIIRKAIARLNFKSFLTIAEQMTLSHHEKWDGSGYPNGLKGENIPLSGRIMAIADVYDALRDKRQYKDSYSHKKACSIIIDKRGTHFDPEIVSSFERVKDQFDKIAISFDNEDN, from the coding sequence ATGAATAAATTTTTTTTCTGTTCGCTAATTGTCGGTGGCATAATTTTTATGGTCCTTGGCATACGACAATCAAAAAGCAATAAAAAATTGTTACGCGAGTTTTATATTGGGGATACATTTAATGTATCTTCAATGAGATTCCACGACGTCCTGCTTTATATCTTTTTATTCGGCTATATTCTTGTACTGGTATTTTTTATTCTAAATCAATTCCATACATCTGAATTGATTACCAGCGCTATTTTTTTTCTTGGGGCCGTATTTGTATTTCTTGAAAACAAACTGCATCATGGCGGTCTCTCTGTTATGAAAAGCAATTTAGAAGAGACGCTTCGCATCAGCATCGCCCTTGAACATGAGAGGGAACGGCTCATGTCTTTGAACCGACAACTGGTTGAAACAGAGGATGTAACAATATATGCACTTGCGTATCAGGCGGAGCTACGCGATACAATTACAGGAAACCACATTTTGCGTACCGCAAAATATGTTCAATTGCTCGTTGAAGATCTTATGGAGAACAGCAAATATTGTGAATATATCACTACGGAATATAAAACTGAGATTGTCAAATCAGCCCCTCTCCATGACATCGGCAAGGTGGGCATTCCAGATAAAATTCTTCAGAAAGAAGGTACATTTACCAAAGAAGAATTTGATATCATGAAACAGCATTGCCTTTTTGGTGCGCAAATAATCAGAAAAGCTATTGCACGGCTTAATTTTAAATCATTTTTAACGATTGCTGAACAAATGACCTTATCGCATCATGAAAAATGGGATGGTTCTGGATATCCCAATGGCCTGAAAGGAGAAAATATCCCACTGTCAGGAAGAATCATGGCCATAGCTGATGTTTACGATGCTCTTCGGGACAAACGTCAATACAAGGATTCGTATTCACACAAAAAGGCGTGTAGTATTATTATTGATAAAAGAGGAACGCATTTCGACCCTGAAATTGTGTCTTCCTTTGAAAGGGTCAAGGACCAATTCGATAAAATAGCCATTTCCTTTGATAATGAGGACAATTAG
- a CDS encoding three component ABC system middle component: MNGRLYNNLGICSLAILFVMQHLEKLSLLKVLLIMPFVTHAELLNYLARKTTNIQSIEQLIVKKSKCFSNFNSRYYDGIVVSINAIQLLVEIGMLELVNGELFIVETFDFEKSMGKRAKKIFDASSQIADLINSDPVNLYTNLRIQL; the protein is encoded by the coding sequence ATGAACGGACGACTTTACAATAATTTGGGAATATGTTCTTTAGCAATACTTTTTGTTATGCAACACTTAGAAAAACTCTCGTTGTTAAAGGTATTGTTGATAATGCCATTTGTAACACACGCTGAACTTTTAAATTATTTAGCTCGCAAAACCACTAATATTCAGAGCATTGAACAGCTCATAGTAAAAAAATCAAAATGTTTTTCTAATTTTAATTCGAGGTATTATGACGGAATCGTAGTCTCAATCAATGCAATTCAACTACTTGTTGAAATTGGCATGCTTGAGCTGGTTAATGGAGAACTTTTTATAGTTGAAACATTTGATTTCGAAAAATCAATGGGTAAAAGGGCAAAAAAAATTTTTGACGCGTCATCTCAGATAGCAGATCTTATTAATTCAGACCCTGTAAATTTATATACAAATTTGAGGATTCAGTTGTGA
- a CDS encoding type VI secretion system amidase effector protein Tae4, translated as MILFQKLWKNHPTISGEDDLLDHSAYPNQCAVKMHACLERSGISLKSFRGVRSWQKEKPRYAIRAQELANWLARPGILPGIRVNKFGGKEVFEKINNKKGIIFFQNYWGPGHQGDHIDLWNGSRLTDWKSWARIHLYISWEGIWSDYRNSDAVWFWEVL; from the coding sequence ATGATACTTTTTCAAAAACTATGGAAAAATCATCCCACTATTAGTGGTGAAGACGATCTTCTCGATCATTCAGCATACCCAAATCAATGTGCGGTTAAAATGCATGCATGTCTCGAACGATCAGGCATTAGTTTAAAATCATTTCGTGGTGTTCGTTCATGGCAAAAAGAAAAACCAAGGTATGCTATCCGCGCTCAAGAACTTGCAAATTGGTTAGCCAGACCAGGAATACTTCCTGGCATACGAGTCAACAAGTTTGGAGGGAAAGAAGTATTTGAAAAGATTAATAACAAAAAAGGGATTATCTTCTTCCAAAATTACTGGGGACCGGGACATCAGGGCGATCATATTGATCTTTGGAATGGTAGTCGGTTAACAGATTGGAAATCATGGGCAAGAATCCATCTATATATTTCATGGGAAGGAATATGGTCTGACTATAGAAATTCGGACGCGGTCTGGTTCTGGGAGGTTCTATGA
- a CDS encoding ABC-three component system protein, with product MASDKPFADKTSAADKAIGFDYQYYYFLYKLLKLGKNETVGLEVKDDVHSDLENNHQLLIQLKHTTQLCAKGKPKNLTTFDSDLWKTLSNWSKIISDKNSGRENKISQLEFIKKTEFMLVTNKSYTKQCKFFDIIQDTQSAKTNLESLKSKTTDQNIQKYIDDITGLEIDVLTSFLEKIRLELEIDKIIDICKEALIEHHIADKRVDQLFRDLDSQIRQDNFITIRAGKKIVISFDDFTKKYRRFFDIARSEDLIINKYHKSLPKSLEQQIFIKQLIDIGDIGLSDVEVIAQYTRFKLMVQSNLTRWLRDGDLTSEEVDSFNNEAKLRWQNKFRASYRRQSKTDLNLLALEIIDEMRLQRLEIDSQTVGTEFSNGEYYLLSDLPEIGWQKEWDSKYK from the coding sequence ATGGCAAGCGATAAACCATTCGCTGATAAAACTTCAGCAGCTGATAAAGCTATTGGTTTCGATTATCAATATTACTATTTTTTATATAAGCTATTGAAGTTGGGTAAAAATGAAACTGTTGGTCTTGAGGTTAAAGATGATGTCCATTCAGATTTAGAAAATAACCACCAACTACTCATACAATTAAAACATACCACTCAGCTATGTGCTAAAGGTAAGCCAAAAAATTTAACAACATTTGACTCTGATCTTTGGAAAACTCTTTCTAATTGGAGCAAAATAATTTCTGACAAAAACTCAGGAAGAGAAAACAAAATAAGCCAACTTGAATTTATTAAAAAAACCGAATTTATGTTGGTAACTAATAAATCATATACAAAACAATGCAAATTTTTTGATATTATACAGGACACACAAAGTGCAAAAACAAATCTTGAATCACTTAAGTCCAAAACAACGGATCAGAATATCCAAAAATATATTGATGATATTACTGGACTTGAAATTGATGTTTTAACTTCGTTTTTGGAAAAAATTCGATTGGAACTTGAAATCGATAAGATAATTGATATCTGCAAAGAAGCATTAATTGAACACCATATTGCCGACAAAAGAGTGGATCAACTTTTTAGAGATCTGGATTCACAGATTCGGCAGGATAATTTTATAACGATTCGAGCAGGTAAAAAAATAGTCATCAGTTTTGACGATTTCACTAAAAAATATAGGCGTTTTTTTGATATTGCTAGAAGCGAAGATCTCATAATAAACAAGTACCATAAATCATTACCAAAAAGTCTCGAGCAACAAATTTTTATAAAACAACTTATTGATATTGGAGACATTGGCCTGAGTGATGTTGAAGTAATCGCCCAATACACACGCTTCAAGCTCATGGTTCAATCTAACTTAACACGTTGGTTACGGGATGGTGATCTTACGTCTGAAGAGGTTGATTCCTTCAATAATGAAGCAAAACTAAGATGGCAAAACAAGTTTCGCGCCTCTTACAGGAGACAAAGCAAAACGGACTTAAATTTATTGGCTCTCGAAATTATAGATGAAATGCGACTACAACGACTTGAAATAGATTCTCAAACAGTTGGGACAGAATTTAGCAATGGCGAATATTACCTCTTGTCTGATTTACCGGAAATTGGTTGGCAAAAAGAATGGGATAGTAAATATAAATGA